A genomic stretch from Chitinophagaceae bacterium includes:
- a CDS encoding beta-mannosidase, producing the protein MKKKLFFIISLILILTGCSKKPDPTPTPTPPPVIPPATDTFTKLTAKKYMVDSNATKETIALFYNLKILSKTGFAVGQQDAFSGFYNNAGGMSDIKKTTGNDPALLGSDFMFITDKSNDGQASNWFYQQEVSIINNVKKAYGLGMINIFCWHLREPYNENSFYVSDMTAAEKANAFKSILPGGANHNWYKLKLDKVASVFNNLKGTSGELIPVIFRPFHEFDGSWFWWGASFCTEEEFKTAFKFTVEYLRDTKGVRNVLYSFGPDNSYDTQAKYLSRYPGDAYVDVLGIDNYGDLRNGAGQAGATLANTKMKVVSDLAKTKVKIAAMTETGYQVTPTTAPVTGWFSNYLYSALTDNGTEVAFVMFWNNGGTGYYTPPPSGTNVTDFIDFTNKPKALLQNEIPKMYVMPN; encoded by the coding sequence ATGAAAAAGAAACTGTTTTTTATCATCAGTTTGATCCTGATATTGACCGGATGTTCAAAAAAACCAGACCCCACTCCAACGCCAACACCGCCACCTGTTATACCTCCGGCAACAGATACATTTACCAAGCTTACTGCAAAGAAGTATATGGTTGATTCAAATGCAACCAAAGAAACCATTGCATTGTTTTATAATTTAAAAATATTATCGAAGACAGGTTTTGCCGTTGGACAGCAGGATGCATTTTCAGGATTCTATAATAATGCAGGCGGCATGTCTGATATAAAAAAGACAACAGGAAACGATCCTGCTTTATTAGGATCAGATTTTATGTTTATAACGGATAAAAGCAACGATGGCCAGGCAAGCAACTGGTTTTATCAGCAGGAAGTAAGCATCATCAACAATGTAAAGAAGGCATACGGACTGGGCATGATCAATATTTTTTGCTGGCACCTGCGTGAACCTTACAATGAAAATTCATTTTATGTAAGTGATATGACAGCTGCTGAGAAAGCAAATGCATTCAAAAGTATTTTACCCGGAGGAGCAAATCACAACTGGTATAAACTGAAATTAGATAAAGTGGCTTCTGTGTTTAATAATCTGAAAGGAACCAGCGGAGAATTAATTCCTGTCATCTTCCGTCCTTTTCATGAATTTGATGGAAGCTGGTTCTGGTGGGGAGCAAGTTTTTGTACAGAAGAAGAATTTAAAACAGCCTTTAAATTTACGGTTGAATATTTAAGAGATACCAAAGGAGTGCGTAATGTATTGTATTCATTCGGGCCGGATAACAGTTACGACACACAGGCAAAATATTTAAGCCGTTATCCCGGTGATGCTTATGTTGATGTACTGGGAATTGATAATTACGGGGATCTGCGCAATGGTGCCGGACAGGCTGGTGCAACACTCGCCAACACCAAAATGAAAGTGGTTTCTGATTTAGCGAAAACAAAAGTAAAAATTGCTGCCATGACAGAAACCGGTTACCAGGTTACACCAACAACAGCACCGGTAACAGGATGGTTTTCGAATTACTTATATTCTGCTTTAACTGATAATGGAACTGAAGTTGCGTTTGTAATGTTCTGGAACAACGGAGGAACCGGTTATTATACGCCGCCACCATCGGGCACAAATGTTACCGACTTTATTGACTTTACCAATAAGCCCAAAGCGTTGTTACAAAACGAAATACCGAAGATGTATGTGATGCCGAATTAA
- a CDS encoding LemA family protein → MALLIILGVIALLLLWIVGMYNGMVKAKIKIDNAWSDISVFLKKRFDLIPNLVNTVKGYAAHESQTLEKVVQARNAAVSVAPGDVAGMAAANQQLGGALRGLLAIAESYPDLKANAQLLELQTALQNIEGDLGNSRRYYNATVRDFNTSIQQFPGVLVANVFSFKAREFFELENKEEAKNVEVKF, encoded by the coding sequence ATGGCACTCTTGATTATTCTTGGCGTAATCGCTTTACTTTTATTATGGATCGTTGGCATGTACAACGGAATGGTAAAAGCAAAAATAAAAATTGATAATGCCTGGAGCGATATCAGCGTTTTCCTCAAAAAGCGTTTCGATCTTATTCCCAACCTTGTTAATACAGTAAAAGGATATGCAGCACATGAAAGCCAGACGCTGGAAAAAGTAGTGCAGGCACGCAATGCAGCAGTATCAGTAGCTCCCGGCGATGTGGCAGGCATGGCTGCAGCTAATCAGCAACTGGGTGGAGCTTTAAGAGGATTGCTGGCAATTGCAGAAAGTTATCCTGATCTGAAAGCAAATGCACAGTTGCTCGAACTGCAAACTGCATTGCAGAATATTGAAGGCGACTTGGGTAATTCACGCCGTTATTATAATGCGACGGTAAGGGATTTCAATACATCCATTCAGCAGTTCCCCGGTGTACTGGTTGCCAATGTTTTTTCTTTTAAAGCACGTGAATTCTTTGAACTGGAAAACAAAGAAGAAGCCAAAAACGTGGAAGTAAAGTTTTAA
- a CDS encoding DUF2207 domain-containing protein: MKKIVLSLLLSFCAALYVHAQGGYTIQQYHVDVTVNKDASLDITETIQVNFTESRHGIIRMIPYKYALAPLPAGTQKAERQLESNGYAQIFIENIGVRDQQFTVRNSGNYKEIKIGSKDIYVDGVQQYIIHYRMLNAINFFKDHSELYLNIIGDQWDTSIDSASFSIQLYNALPATPSYFVATGATGSQENNSVSAWTGNQTFSGSTTVPLQANQGLTVGIAFPDQFLTKQNYMLRDMPWLFLPVLVFFLMFRIWRRRGKDESLTITTQYYPPDNISPSVAGYVIDNALNRRDLTALIPYWGAGGYLQVKETEKKSLLGLIKTSEYEFIKLKELPATALTFERTLFNGIFASGSTVALDSLKDVLYKTMNKAKTELEGEVDRDAYYVKYSRGLVYLFLILGLASLGIGIFQFLTNWGNPYWFPVALIISGIIIAGFGIFMVKKTAKGNELYQQLAGFKEFIQKVDKDRLVLFLKEDEHYFDKVLPFAIVFNMADTWKDKLQGLDVPPPNWYVGNYNGFNTYMFLNSLDHSMNEMSKSFYSQPGSSGSSGGSFGGGGGFSGGGFGGGGGGSW, encoded by the coding sequence GTGAAAAAAATAGTCCTTTCACTGCTGTTATCATTTTGTGCTGCACTGTATGTACATGCACAGGGTGGTTACACCATTCAGCAGTATCATGTGGATGTGACCGTTAACAAAGATGCATCGCTCGATATTACCGAAACCATCCAGGTAAATTTTACTGAAAGCCGTCATGGTATTATACGAATGATTCCTTATAAATATGCACTGGCTCCTTTACCAGCTGGTACGCAAAAAGCAGAACGGCAGCTTGAATCAAACGGCTACGCACAAATTTTCATTGAAAATATCGGGGTAAGGGATCAGCAGTTTACAGTACGGAACAGCGGAAATTATAAAGAAATAAAAATCGGTTCAAAAGACATCTATGTTGATGGAGTGCAGCAATACATCATTCATTACCGGATGTTGAATGCTATCAATTTCTTTAAAGATCATTCTGAACTGTACCTGAATATTATCGGTGATCAGTGGGATACCAGCATTGACTCTGCCAGTTTTTCCATTCAACTGTATAATGCGTTACCGGCAACACCATCTTATTTTGTGGCAACAGGTGCAACAGGTTCGCAGGAAAATAATTCTGTTTCTGCATGGACAGGCAATCAAACTTTTTCTGGTAGTACAACTGTTCCATTGCAGGCCAACCAGGGATTAACTGTTGGCATTGCTTTTCCTGATCAGTTTTTGACGAAACAAAATTATATGCTGCGTGATATGCCATGGCTGTTTTTGCCTGTGCTTGTTTTTTTCCTGATGTTCCGGATCTGGAGAAGAAGAGGTAAGGATGAAAGTCTTACCATCACTACACAATATTATCCACCCGATAATATCAGTCCCAGTGTTGCAGGATATGTAATTGATAATGCATTGAACAGAAGAGACCTCACTGCACTGATCCCTTATTGGGGTGCCGGAGGATATTTACAGGTAAAGGAAACAGAAAAGAAATCGCTGCTGGGATTAATCAAAACTTCTGAATACGAGTTCATCAAATTAAAAGAACTTCCGGCAACTGCTCTCACTTTTGAACGCACACTGTTCAATGGAATTTTTGCCAGCGGCAGTACAGTTGCACTCGACAGTTTGAAAGATGTACTGTACAAAACCATGAACAAAGCAAAAACAGAACTGGAAGGCGAAGTGGACAGGGATGCATACTATGTAAAATACTCAAGAGGTCTTGTTTATTTATTTTTGATTCTGGGCCTGGCATCGTTGGGGATTGGCATTTTTCAGTTTCTCACTAACTGGGGAAATCCGTATTGGTTTCCCGTTGCATTAATCATCAGCGGTATAATCATTGCAGGTTTTGGAATTTTTATGGTGAAGAAAACAGCTAAAGGAAATGAACTGTACCAGCAGCTGGCAGGCTTTAAAGAATTCATCCAAAAGGTAGACAAGGACCGGCTGGTACTTTTCTTAAAAGAAGACGAACATTATTTTGACAAAGTATTACCCTTTGCCATTGTATTTAATATGGCCGATACCTGGAAAGATAAACTGCAGGGCCTTGATGTACCGCCACCCAACTGGTACGTGGGCAATTATAACGGGTTTAACACGTACATGTTCTTAAACAGTCTCGATCATTCCATGAATGAAATGTCGAAAAGCTTTTACAGTCAACCAGGCAGCAGCGGCAGCAGTGGTGGAAGCTTTGGTGGTGGTGGAGGTTTTTCCGGTGGTGGATTTGGAGGAGGAGGAGGAGGAAGTTGGTAA
- a CDS encoding DUF4397 domain-containing protein, translating into MKQTSFLLSAALVLLFSTVLISCKKDKVKDTSNVNVVHASPDAPGVDLLVDNLKVNSSPLTFPNYTGYLTVTAGTRNIKVNAAGTSTTVINADIPFSKDKNYSLFAFNRLASISAILVEDNLATPASGKAHIRFFHLSPGAPAVTVGVLSGETFIPVFVNRTFETQSSATSNQAFAPVDAGTYKFDVRVAGTSTSVLTLNNITLQAGKIYTVFANGIVGGTPALGAKIILHN; encoded by the coding sequence ATGAAACAAACTTCTTTTCTCCTTTCAGCAGCTTTGGTGCTGCTATTTTCAACAGTACTTATTTCCTGTAAAAAAGACAAAGTGAAAGACACGTCAAATGTGAATGTTGTACATGCTTCACCTGATGCTCCCGGTGTTGATCTTTTAGTAGACAATTTAAAAGTGAATTCATCGCCGCTTACATTCCCCAACTATACCGGTTATTTAACTGTAACTGCGGGAACAAGGAATATAAAAGTGAATGCAGCGGGTACAAGTACAACAGTAATCAATGCGGATATTCCTTTTTCCAAAGACAAGAATTACTCACTGTTCGCTTTCAACCGCTTAGCTTCTATTAGTGCTATCCTGGTAGAAGACAATCTAGCCACACCGGCTTCAGGTAAGGCGCATATCCGCTTTTTTCATTTAAGTCCGGGAGCCCCGGCAGTTACAGTAGGTGTTTTAAGTGGAGAAACATTTATACCTGTATTCGTAAACAGAACATTTGAAACTCAGTCTTCAGCAACTTCTAATCAGGCTTTTGCTCCTGTTGATGCCGGTACATACAAATTTGATGTACGTGTTGCAGGAACATCAACTTCTGTTTTAACACTTAACAATATCACGTTGCAGGCAGGAAAGATTTATACTGTTTTTGCAAATGGCATTGTTGGTGGTACTCCGGCCCTGGGTGCAAAAATTATACTTCATAATTAA
- a CDS encoding sialate O-acetylesterase: MKKILAIAFFAHSLLTVNADIRLPNLVSSNMVLQQKATVKIWGWADPAEKIFVTTSWNNQTDSAIASRGAKWEMSIQTPKAGGPYTITLKGRNTILLNNVLIGEVWICSGQSNMEMNYNWGLPDVKEELSTCSNSNIRFFSVPKSTSIYPQDNCDGSWVSCDSNTLKSFSAVGYFFGKKINSSLNVPVGLISANWGGTPAEVWAEETAVTNDAVLKEAAAKLQPFDWWPYTPGASFNAMIAPVTNYTIAGALWYQGESNTAAPDSYAKLLTALIGSWRKAWKKDFPFYYVQIAPFAYDNKFTSAIVREQQTKAMAVPNVGMVVITDLVDNIKDIHPKNKHDVGYRLAAWALAETYHQTGITYKNPVFQSTEIKKENIIISFANAPTGLTVKEKVITELYIAGVDKVFYPASSTIENNRLVVFSKMVKQPVAVRFGYSSTAMPNLFSKEGLPVNPFRTDNWELNRSEK; the protein is encoded by the coding sequence ATGAAAAAGATTCTTGCTATTGCGTTCTTTGCCCATTCTCTTTTAACTGTAAATGCCGATATCCGTTTGCCCAATCTTGTAAGCAGCAATATGGTACTTCAGCAAAAAGCAACTGTAAAAATCTGGGGTTGGGCCGATCCTGCTGAAAAAATTTTTGTAACAACATCATGGAATAATCAAACAGATTCTGCAATAGCTTCAAGAGGAGCAAAGTGGGAAATGAGTATACAAACACCCAAAGCCGGCGGACCTTATACAATTACATTAAAAGGAAGGAATACAATTTTATTAAATAACGTACTGATTGGTGAAGTATGGATTTGCTCCGGTCAGTCGAACATGGAAATGAATTATAACTGGGGCTTACCCGATGTTAAAGAAGAATTATCAACATGCAGCAACAGCAATATCCGTTTCTTTTCAGTTCCAAAGTCAACTTCAATATATCCACAGGATAATTGCGATGGCAGCTGGGTGAGCTGCGATTCAAACACATTGAAAAGCTTTAGTGCGGTTGGCTACTTCTTTGGAAAAAAAATCAACAGCAGCTTAAATGTTCCTGTTGGTTTAATCAGTGCCAACTGGGGTGGTACACCGGCAGAAGTGTGGGCAGAAGAAACTGCTGTTACAAATGATGCAGTATTAAAAGAGGCCGCTGCAAAACTACAGCCATTCGACTGGTGGCCATATACACCCGGCGCTTCGTTTAACGCCATGATTGCTCCGGTTACAAATTATACGATTGCAGGCGCTCTCTGGTACCAGGGAGAAAGTAACACTGCGGCACCCGATTCATATGCAAAACTTTTAACTGCATTAATTGGTTCGTGGCGAAAAGCATGGAAGAAAGACTTTCCGTTTTATTATGTTCAGATAGCTCCGTTCGCTTACGATAATAAGTTTACTTCTGCTATTGTACGTGAGCAGCAAACCAAAGCAATGGCAGTTCCCAACGTTGGTATGGTTGTAATAACAGATCTTGTTGATAATATCAAAGACATTCATCCAAAAAATAAACATGATGTTGGCTACCGGCTTGCAGCTTGGGCACTGGCAGAAACCTATCATCAAACCGGCATTACTTATAAGAACCCGGTTTTTCAAAGCACGGAAATAAAAAAGGAGAACATTATTATCAGCTTTGCAAATGCGCCAACCGGGTTAACTGTAAAAGAAAAAGTCATTACAGAATTATACATTGCCGGAGTTGATAAAGTTTTTTATCCTGCTTCTTCAACGATTGAAAATAACCGGCTGGTTGTTTTCAGTAAAATGGTAAAGCAGCCTGTTGCAGTACGTTTTGGTTACAGCAGCACGGCTATGCCGAACCTCTTCAGCAAAGAAGGCTTGCCGGTAAATCCATTCAGAACAGATAATTGGGAATTAAACAGAAGTGAAAAATAA
- a CDS encoding DUF2004 domain-containing protein, producing the protein MTNIELPYFGQIDLTQSEGCYSVKTEWKGSILWLDLNFENKQIGEEQAKNIKAFLDNIGNFEIQNKSAIDKDFMEEGETADYINFYVDELDEEELSNIIDYNDKQRSPKHQLLDKLKLIRVGLYPDGKFGANYYGVFDYSIEIDGEPCNQLLVVNTTVTGDLDHITWES; encoded by the coding sequence ATGACAAACATTGAATTGCCGTATTTTGGGCAAATTGACTTAACTCAGTCAGAGGGGTGTTATTCTGTTAAAACTGAATGGAAAGGAAGTATTCTATGGCTTGATTTAAATTTTGAAAACAAACAAATAGGCGAAGAGCAAGCAAAAAATATTAAAGCCTTCCTTGACAACATTGGCAACTTTGAAATACAGAATAAATCAGCTATTGACAAGGATTTTATGGAAGAAGGAGAAACGGCAGACTACATAAATTTCTATGTTGATGAATTAGACGAAGAAGAACTATCCAACATCATAGACTACAATGACAAACAAAGATCACCCAAGCATCAGCTTCTTGATAAACTTAAATTGATTAGAGTTGGACTTTATCCAGACGGAAAATTTGGTGCAAACTATTATGGTGTTTTTGACTATTCAATAGAAATTGACGGAGAACCGTGTAACCAGCTTTTAGTTGTTAACACAACTGTAACGGGTGACTTAGACCATATAACCTGGGAAAGTTGA
- a CDS encoding insulinase family protein, which produces MINFERFVLSNGLKVLVHKDMATPMAVVNVLYDVGARDEDENRTGFAHLFEHLMFGGSINIPDYDEPLQQAGGENNAYTTNDLTNYYCQLPAENIETAFWLESDRMLSLAFDEKSLDVQRKVVSEEFKEHYLNKPYGDVWNKIREMAYKKHPYKWMTIGKELKHIEEAQLQDVKNFFFKHYTPSNAILVVAGNVDTENVMRLAEKWFGPIPAGEKYVRQLPQEPRQTEARRLEITADVPLDAFYKVWHMASRLERGYYVTDLITDILGGGASSRLFQSLVKEKKLFSSIDCSHFGSTDTGLLSIEGKLVKGVKIEEAEKAVNEEVEKMKTQLVDEKELQKVINKTESTILFEDMSVMSRANSLAYYELLGDAQLMNDELQKYESVTAQELMDESIRIFDERNSNTLYYLAKN; this is translated from the coding sequence ATGATCAATTTTGAACGCTTTGTTCTTTCGAACGGATTAAAAGTACTGGTACATAAAGATATGGCTACACCCATGGCAGTAGTAAATGTGCTGTATGATGTGGGTGCAAGGGATGAGGATGAAAACCGCACAGGCTTTGCTCATTTATTTGAACACCTCATGTTTGGCGGATCAATTAATATTCCTGATTACGATGAACCGCTGCAGCAGGCAGGTGGCGAAAACAATGCGTATACCACCAACGATCTTACCAATTATTACTGTCAGCTCCCTGCTGAAAATATTGAAACAGCATTTTGGTTAGAAAGTGACCGCATGCTGAGTCTTGCTTTTGATGAAAAAAGTTTAGATGTGCAGCGCAAAGTGGTGAGTGAAGAATTTAAAGAACATTATCTCAACAAACCTTATGGCGATGTATGGAATAAGATACGGGAGATGGCGTATAAAAAACATCCGTATAAATGGATGACGATAGGTAAAGAATTAAAACATATTGAAGAAGCACAGCTGCAGGATGTAAAAAACTTTTTCTTTAAACACTACACTCCTTCCAATGCTATTTTAGTTGTTGCAGGAAATGTGGATACAGAAAATGTAATGCGTTTGGCAGAGAAATGGTTTGGTCCAATTCCGGCTGGCGAAAAGTATGTACGTCAGTTACCACAGGAGCCTAGGCAAACAGAAGCACGAAGACTGGAAATTACAGCGGATGTTCCGCTGGATGCTTTTTATAAAGTATGGCATATGGCATCAAGACTCGAACGTGGATATTATGTTACAGATTTGATCACAGATATTTTAGGCGGAGGTGCCAGCAGCCGTTTGTTTCAATCGCTGGTGAAAGAAAAGAAACTCTTCAGCAGTATTGATTGTTCTCATTTCGGAAGTACAGATACGGGTTTACTGAGTATTGAAGGAAAATTAGTGAAGGGCGTAAAGATCGAAGAAGCAGAAAAAGCAGTGAATGAAGAAGTGGAAAAAATGAAAACACAACTGGTGGATGAAAAAGAACTGCAAAAAGTGATCAACAAAACAGAGAGCACTATTTTATTTGAAGATATGAGTGTGATGAGCCGTGCCAACAGTCTTGCCTATTATGAACTGCTGGGCGATGCACAACTGATGAACGATGAATTACAGAAATATGAAAGCGTAACAGCACAGGAACTGATGGATGAAAGCATCCGCATCTTTGATGAGCGAAACAGCAATACATTGTATTATTTAGCCAAGAATTAA
- a CDS encoding insulinase family protein encodes MSVLTEQLNRTTAPLYKDATEFDLKLKPYEKYILDNGVEVYAVNAGTQEVMSLELVFKAGNWYEQQNNVAAATNFLIKNGTKNKNAFELTEHFDYYGSHLSRGCYNETSTIILHCIDRHFTKHLPVIAEMITDSIYPQHELDIYKQNMQQRLTVSLKKCDFVATRLIEEYLFGRNHPYGVYSNKEDYDALQQQQLQDYYKQYYTNGHCTIFAAGLLPADFIQHLNATIGQLPLNQKEIPTIVHPVTPADEKKYRIANDVNGVQGAIRIAREFPNRHHPDFQPVQVLNSLFGGFFGSRLMSNIREDKGYTYGIHSYILNHISTTAWMVSTEAGKEVCEATIKEVYHEMEDLRNELVDAEELQLVKNYLIGTVLGDLDGPFHIIGRWKNLILNGLDENYFYSSVDTIKHITAKQVQELANKYLQPEDFYELVVV; translated from the coding sequence ATGAGTGTACTCACAGAACAATTAAACAGAACAACAGCACCTTTATATAAAGACGCAACAGAGTTTGACTTAAAACTCAAACCTTACGAAAAATATATACTGGATAACGGGGTGGAAGTTTATGCAGTAAATGCAGGAACGCAGGAAGTGATGAGCCTGGAGCTGGTTTTCAAAGCCGGTAACTGGTACGAACAGCAGAACAATGTTGCAGCTGCCACCAACTTTCTGATCAAGAACGGCACAAAGAATAAAAACGCATTTGAACTGACGGAACATTTTGATTACTATGGTTCGCACCTGAGCCGTGGCTGTTACAATGAAACCTCAACCATTATTCTGCATTGTATCGACAGGCATTTTACCAAACACTTACCGGTGATTGCTGAAATGATCACTGATTCCATTTATCCGCAGCATGAACTTGATATCTACAAACAAAACATGCAGCAGCGCTTAACTGTGAGTTTGAAGAAATGTGATTTTGTTGCAACACGTTTGATTGAAGAATATTTATTTGGCCGCAATCATCCTTATGGTGTGTACAGTAACAAAGAAGATTATGATGCATTGCAGCAACAGCAGTTGCAGGATTATTATAAACAGTATTATACCAATGGCCACTGTACCATTTTTGCAGCAGGTTTACTGCCTGCTGATTTTATACAGCATTTGAATGCAACAATTGGTCAGCTGCCACTGAATCAAAAAGAAATACCAACTATTGTTCACCCGGTAACGCCGGCTGATGAAAAGAAATACCGTATTGCCAATGATGTAAACGGTGTGCAGGGTGCTATCCGAATTGCAAGGGAATTTCCCAACCGCCATCATCCCGATTTTCAACCCGTGCAGGTATTGAACTCATTGTTCGGTGGATTTTTTGGTTCAAGGCTTATGAGTAATATCCGTGAAGACAAAGGATATACCTACGGCATTCACAGTTATATTCTCAATCATATTTCAACAACTGCATGGATGGTGAGCACTGAAGCCGGGAAAGAAGTTTGCGAGGCAACCATTAAAGAAGTGTACCATGAAATGGAAGACCTGCGCAATGAACTGGTGGATGCCGAAGAACTGCAACTGGTGAAGAATTATCTTATCGGTACCGTTCTTGGTGACCTGGACGGTCCCTTCCATATTATTGGCCGCTGGAAAAATTTAATTTTAAATGGGCTGGATGAGAACTATTTTTATTCATCCGTTGATACCATTAAACATATTACAGCAAAGCAGGTACAGGAACTGGCAAATAAATATTTACAACCGGAAGATTTTTATGAATTAGTGGTGGTTTAA
- a CDS encoding GxxExxY protein, whose protein sequence is MSLAEYSKITEQVIKCAIEVHKELGPGLMESVYEVCLMKLLREEGLHVKRQVAVPVHFKGERLDKEFIIDILVEDKVVLELKSLEFILPVHEAQLVTYLKLADKRIGLLINFNVVLLKDGIRRRINGNPDLE, encoded by the coding sequence ATGTCTTTGGCGGAGTATAGTAAAATTACTGAGCAGGTAATTAAGTGTGCAATAGAAGTACACAAGGAACTCGGCCCTGGATTAATGGAATCGGTTTATGAAGTTTGCCTTATGAAGCTGTTGAGAGAGGAAGGTCTTCATGTAAAAAGGCAGGTAGCTGTTCCGGTTCATTTTAAAGGCGAAAGACTTGATAAAGAATTTATCATTGATATACTTGTTGAAGACAAAGTAGTTCTTGAATTGAAATCACTGGAATTTATATTACCGGTTCATGAGGCACAGTTGGTTACTTATCTTAAACTGGCTGATAAACGGATCGGATTGTTGATCAACTTTAATGTTGTCTTATTGAAAGATGGCATCAGAAGAAGAATAAACGGTAACCCGGATCTGGAATAA
- a CDS encoding phage holin family protein → MKFILKVLITAVNAFVLAYLLPGISINHFFTAIAVAFVLALLDAIVKPILVLFTLPATIFTLGLFLFVINACIILLDAYFVKGFVVDGFWYALLFSICLSIINSFVHKMVLKEEDKNKAN, encoded by the coding sequence ATGAAGTTTATTTTAAAAGTCCTTATAACAGCCGTCAATGCTTTTGTACTGGCGTATTTATTACCCGGCATCAGCATCAATCATTTCTTTACAGCCATTGCGGTTGCATTTGTGCTGGCACTGCTTGACGCAATTGTAAAACCTATTCTCGTTCTGTTTACATTACCAGCCACTATTTTCACATTGGGGCTGTTCCTGTTTGTGATCAATGCCTGTATTATTTTACTGGATGCTTATTTTGTAAAAGGCTTTGTGGTAGATGGCTTCTGGTATGCACTGCTCTTCAGCATTTGTCTGTCCATCATCAATTCATTCGTACACAAAATGGTATTGAAAGAAGAGGATAAGAATAAAGCAAACTGA
- a CDS encoding T9SS type A sorting domain-containing protein has protein sequence MRNKVLLSSQLKKEFLLFLAILCWQMPATVFAQTVKSEPSASVKSYTSEELKIKQRGTELQLSFPKTAFRSALKIINTNGAVMKAVMIDEGIESISVSLNGLPKGIYQCVIENRTQRFVKKVLLQ, from the coding sequence GTGAGAAACAAAGTTCTGCTTTCAAGTCAATTAAAAAAGGAATTTCTTTTATTCCTTGCAATCCTTTGCTGGCAAATGCCTGCAACTGTATTTGCACAAACAGTAAAGAGTGAACCTTCAGCATCTGTTAAATCTTATACTTCTGAAGAATTAAAGATCAAACAAAGAGGAACTGAGCTGCAACTGTCTTTTCCAAAAACAGCTTTCCGCTCTGCATTAAAGATCATTAATACCAATGGTGCAGTAATGAAAGCAGTAATGATTGATGAAGGAATTGAATCCATTTCCGTTTCACTTAATGGCCTGCCCAAAGGAATTTACCAGTGTGTAATTGAAAACCGTACCCAGCGGTTTGTAAAGAAGGTTTTGCTGCAATAA